From the genome of Parazoarcus communis, one region includes:
- a CDS encoding AMP-binding protein, which translates to MAITVHQAFALAAARWAKRPFLCVLPETAEIYGITAGELRYAEAAERIETLRAAYAAAGYGHGHRVGILLENRPAFFLHWFALNGLGVSVVPINPDMRAAELEYLIGHSEIALAIALPQRHADLLAAADRAGRPFQVMGERDTPPEAAFPAPQADTEPHELSEAALLYTSGTTGRPKGCILPNRYFLHAGNWYANIGGLATLEPGKERMITPLPLVHMNAMAYSAMAMIMTGGCLIPLDRFHPRSWWDSVRESRATVVHYLGVMPAMLMKAEASPADRDHSVRFGFGAGVDRSLHGIFEERFGFPLLEAWAMTETGAGAVIIANKEPRHIGTSCFGKEEADVLVRLVTDDGRDAGVDEQGELLVRHAGDDPRYGFLAGYLKDEAATDEAWAGGWFHTGDIVRRDAEGYLHFVDRKKNVIRRSGENIAAVEVESVLQQHALVKSVAVAAVPDPVRGDEVMALVVAEEVPADRAGMESAAVELVNWALSQLAYYKAPGYVAFVDALPLTTTNKIQRGELKALAPTLVEHTSCVNTCAMKKRQGDHK; encoded by the coding sequence TTGGCCATAACCGTTCATCAAGCCTTCGCCCTCGCCGCTGCGCGCTGGGCAAAGCGCCCCTTCCTCTGCGTCCTGCCCGAAACCGCCGAGATCTACGGCATCACCGCAGGCGAATTGCGCTACGCCGAAGCCGCCGAACGCATCGAAACCCTGCGCGCCGCTTACGCCGCAGCTGGCTACGGCCATGGCCATCGCGTCGGCATCCTGCTTGAGAACCGCCCCGCCTTCTTCCTCCACTGGTTCGCCCTCAACGGACTCGGCGTATCCGTGGTCCCGATCAACCCGGACATGCGCGCAGCCGAACTCGAATACCTCATCGGCCACTCCGAGATCGCGCTCGCCATCGCCCTGCCCCAACGCCACGCCGATCTGCTCGCAGCCGCAGACCGTGCCGGCCGCCCCTTCCAGGTCATGGGCGAACGCGATACGCCGCCCGAGGCCGCCTTCCCGGCGCCGCAGGCAGACACCGAGCCGCATGAGCTCAGCGAAGCTGCCCTGCTGTACACCTCGGGCACTACCGGCCGCCCCAAGGGCTGCATCCTGCCCAACCGCTACTTTTTGCACGCAGGCAACTGGTACGCCAACATCGGCGGCCTCGCCACCCTGGAGCCCGGCAAGGAACGCATGATCACGCCGCTGCCGCTGGTGCACATGAACGCCATGGCCTACTCGGCAATGGCCATGATCATGACCGGCGGCTGCCTGATCCCGCTCGACCGTTTCCACCCCCGCAGCTGGTGGGACAGCGTGCGCGAATCCCGCGCCACGGTGGTGCACTACCTCGGCGTCATGCCAGCCATGCTGATGAAGGCTGAAGCCAGCCCGGCTGACCGCGACCACTCGGTGCGCTTCGGTTTCGGTGCAGGCGTCGACCGCAGTCTGCACGGCATCTTCGAAGAACGCTTCGGCTTTCCCCTGCTCGAAGCCTGGGCGATGACCGAAACCGGCGCTGGTGCCGTCATCATCGCCAACAAGGAGCCGCGCCACATCGGCACCTCCTGCTTCGGCAAGGAGGAAGCCGATGTTCTGGTGCGCCTCGTCACCGACGACGGACGCGACGCAGGCGTCGACGAACAGGGCGAACTGCTGGTACGCCACGCGGGCGACGATCCCCGCTACGGCTTTCTCGCCGGCTACCTCAAGGACGAGGCGGCCACCGATGAGGCCTGGGCAGGCGGCTGGTTTCACACCGGCGACATCGTCCGCCGCGACGCAGAGGGCTACCTGCACTTCGTCGATCGCAAGAAGAACGTGATCCGCCGCAGCGGCGAAAACATCGCTGCAGTCGAAGTGGAAAGCGTTCTGCAACAGCACGCACTGGTCAAATCGGTCGCCGTCGCCGCCGTGCCCGATCCGGTGCGCGGTGACGAAGTGATGGCCCTGGTTGTGGCCGAAGAGGTGCCGGCAGATCGGGCAGGCATGGAGTCCGCTGCAGTCGAGCTGGTGAACTGGGCCCTGTCGCAACTCGCCTACTACAAGGCACCGGGCTACGTCGCCTTCGTCGATGCCTTGCCGCTGACCACCACCAACAAGATCCAGCGCGGCGAACTCAAGGCGCTCGCCCCGACCCTGGTCGAGCACACGAGCTGCGTGAACACCTGCGCGATGAAGAAACGGCAGGGAGATCACAAGTGA
- a CDS encoding ABC transporter substrate-binding protein has protein sequence MMLKKIPAAIALASLATFAGSALAQVKVGVISSATGPTALVGIPQKNSVPLLPTKVGDLTVEYIALDDASDSTASVKAVKKLLSEDKVDAIIGPSGSPNAMGAIQFVAEAGVPMLAPVGTAAVVLPMNEQKKWVFKTTQNDDIIAKALTEHMVKAGVKTLGLIGTADPYGENWEKVMGGLAEANGIKIVASEKFQRSDSSVTGQALKILGAKPDAVLVTAPGGPSVLPQTTLFDMGYKGQMYQTHGAALPDFLKLGGKKVEGTILAASLMLVLPEIADSNPSKKVAADYIAAYEKMHGNKPATFGANVYDAGLLLKQAIPLAALKGKPGTPEFRSALRDALEQTKELVGTQGVYNMSPADHSGFDDRGRVMITVKEGNWTLLK, from the coding sequence ATGATGTTGAAGAAAATCCCCGCTGCCATCGCACTTGCAAGCCTTGCCACCTTTGCCGGCAGCGCGCTCGCACAGGTCAAGGTTGGCGTCATTTCGTCCGCTACCGGCCCGACCGCACTGGTCGGCATCCCGCAGAAGAACAGCGTACCGCTGCTGCCGACCAAGGTCGGTGATCTCACCGTCGAATACATTGCGCTCGACGACGCATCCGACTCCACGGCGTCGGTGAAGGCAGTCAAGAAGCTGCTGAGCGAAGACAAGGTCGACGCCATCATCGGACCCTCGGGCTCGCCCAACGCAATGGGCGCCATTCAGTTCGTCGCCGAAGCCGGTGTTCCGATGCTTGCGCCGGTAGGTACGGCTGCCGTCGTGCTGCCGATGAATGAACAGAAGAAGTGGGTGTTCAAGACCACTCAGAACGACGACATCATCGCCAAGGCGCTGACCGAACACATGGTGAAGGCCGGCGTGAAGACGCTTGGACTGATTGGCACGGCAGACCCCTATGGCGAAAACTGGGAAAAGGTCATGGGTGGCCTTGCTGAAGCCAACGGCATCAAGATCGTTGCCAGCGAGAAGTTTCAGCGCTCCGACAGTTCCGTCACCGGACAGGCATTGAAGATTCTCGGCGCCAAGCCCGATGCAGTACTCGTCACCGCGCCGGGCGGCCCCTCGGTGCTGCCGCAAACCACCCTGTTCGACATGGGCTACAAGGGCCAGATGTACCAGACTCACGGTGCCGCGCTGCCCGACTTCCTCAAGCTCGGTGGCAAGAAGGTCGAAGGCACCATCCTCGCTGCGAGCCTGATGCTGGTGCTGCCCGAGATCGCCGACAGCAACCCATCGAAGAAAGTCGCTGCCGACTACATTGCGGCCTACGAGAAGATGCATGGCAATAAGCCGGCCACCTTCGGCGCCAACGTCTACGACGCCGGTCTGCTGCTGAAGCAGGCGATTCCGCTTGCCGCACTCAAGGGCAAGCCGGGTACGCCGGAGTTCCGCTCGGCACTGCGTGACGCGCTGGAGCAGACCAAGGAACTGGTCGGCACCCAGGGCGTGTACAACATGAGCCCCGCCGACCACAGCGGCTTCGACGATCGCGGCCGGGTGATGATCACGGTGAAGGAAGGCAACTGGACCCTGCTCAAGTAA
- a CDS encoding cyclase family protein, with protein sequence MSNPILAQFMNELLSGRLKLVDLTQTLAPDFPTIVLPPEFGQAWPFRIEEISRYDERGPAWYWNNFSMSEHTGTHFDAPAHWVSGKDQPDNTVDSIPTENFIATACVIDVSAESAENPDFLLTIDFVKAWEEKHGRIPERAWVLLRTDWSKRTTPREYLNMAEDGAHSPGPDAEVVPWLIRERNVHGFGTESVGTDAGQAHHLNPPYPCHYYMHGNNRYGLQCLTNLDQLPPQGTLIFAAPLKIRNGSGSPLRVLALAPSA encoded by the coding sequence ATGAGCAACCCCATCCTCGCCCAGTTCATGAACGAGTTGCTGAGCGGCCGGCTGAAACTGGTCGACCTTACGCAGACGCTCGCGCCCGATTTCCCCACCATCGTGCTGCCGCCAGAGTTTGGGCAGGCCTGGCCGTTCCGCATCGAGGAGATCTCGCGCTACGACGAGCGCGGTCCGGCCTGGTACTGGAACAACTTCTCCATGTCCGAGCACACCGGCACCCACTTCGATGCGCCCGCACACTGGGTCAGCGGCAAGGATCAGCCTGACAACACGGTCGATTCGATTCCAACCGAGAACTTCATTGCCACCGCCTGCGTGATCGACGTCTCGGCCGAGAGCGCCGAGAACCCGGACTTCCTGCTCACCATCGACTTCGTCAAGGCCTGGGAAGAAAAGCACGGCCGGATTCCGGAGCGTGCCTGGGTGCTGCTTCGCACCGACTGGTCCAAGCGCACCACGCCCAGGGAATACCTGAACATGGCTGAAGATGGTGCGCATTCGCCCGGCCCCGACGCCGAAGTGGTGCCATGGCTCATCCGGGAACGAAACGTGCATGGCTTTGGTACCGAATCTGTCGGCACCGACGCCGGCCAGGCCCATCACCTCAATCCGCCCTATCCCTGCCACTACTACATGCACGGCAATAACCGCTACGGGCTGCAATGCCTCACCAACCTCGACCAGCTCCCGCCCCAGGGCACACTGATTTTTGCCGCCCCGCTCAAGATCCGTAACGGTTCCGGCAGCCCGCTGCGGGTGCTGGCGCTGGCACCGAGCGCGTGA
- a CDS encoding thiolase family protein, which produces MSAAAHKRLGYEGVVAVMPATIPYVRYSTHSAHWWLGRALGELIRGAGIAKADVDGVCVSSFTLGPDTAVGLMQHLGMSPRWLDHIPMGGASGVIALRRAARAVQAGDAEVIACIAGDTNQVDSFRNTVSQFSRFAQDAVYPYGAGGPNASFALLTDYYMKHYGATREDFGKLCVAQRDNALKNPHALMKKPLTLAQYIDARPITDPIHLFDCVMPCAGAEGYLVMTEERAKALKLPFVRIRSTIERHNAFPEDPIQFRGGWAMDKDALYEHAGAAPEDVDFLETYDDYPVINMMQFEDLGFCAKGEASTFVRKHSFTIDGDFPFNTSGGQLSVGQAGAAGGYLGFVQALRQLTGSAGKTQVEGAKLGLVSGFGMINYDRGLCSGAALLERGTAA; this is translated from the coding sequence GTGAGCGCCGCTGCCCACAAGCGACTCGGCTACGAAGGCGTGGTTGCCGTAATGCCGGCGACCATCCCCTACGTCCGCTACTCCACGCACAGCGCGCACTGGTGGCTGGGGCGCGCACTCGGCGAACTGATTCGCGGCGCCGGCATCGCCAAGGCCGACGTCGACGGCGTGTGCGTGTCCAGCTTCACCCTCGGCCCGGACACCGCAGTCGGACTGATGCAGCACCTCGGCATGAGTCCGCGCTGGCTCGACCACATCCCGATGGGTGGCGCCTCCGGTGTCATCGCGCTGCGCCGTGCCGCCCGTGCGGTACAGGCCGGTGACGCAGAAGTGATCGCCTGTATTGCCGGCGACACCAACCAGGTGGACTCCTTCCGCAACACGGTCAGCCAGTTCTCCCGCTTCGCCCAGGACGCGGTCTATCCCTATGGTGCGGGTGGCCCCAACGCGAGCTTCGCGCTGCTGACCGATTACTACATGAAGCACTACGGCGCCACGCGCGAAGACTTTGGCAAGCTCTGCGTTGCGCAGCGCGACAACGCGCTGAAGAACCCGCACGCATTGATGAAGAAGCCGCTGACCCTGGCCCAGTACATCGACGCCCGTCCGATCACCGACCCGATCCACCTCTTCGACTGCGTCATGCCGTGTGCCGGCGCCGAAGGCTATCTGGTGATGACCGAAGAACGCGCCAAGGCGCTCAAGCTGCCCTTCGTGCGCATCCGCTCCACCATCGAACGCCACAACGCCTTCCCGGAAGATCCGATCCAGTTCCGTGGCGGCTGGGCGATGGACAAGGACGCGCTGTACGAACATGCAGGCGCCGCACCGGAAGATGTCGACTTCCTCGAAACCTACGACGATTACCCGGTGATCAACATGATGCAGTTCGAGGATCTCGGATTCTGCGCCAAGGGCGAAGCCTCGACATTCGTTCGCAAGCACAGCTTCACCATCGACGGCGACTTTCCCTTCAACACCTCGGGCGGTCAGCTCTCGGTCGGTCAGGCCGGCGCGGCAGGCGGCTACCTCGGCTTCGTGCAGGCCTTGCGCCAGCTCACCGGCAGTGCCGGAAAGACCCAGGTGGAGGGCGCGAAGCTCGGACTGGTGTCGGGATTCGGCATGATCAACTACGACCGCGGCCTGTGCTCCGGCGCAGCGCTGCTCGAACGAGGAACTGCCGCATGA
- a CDS encoding SDR family NAD(P)-dependent oxidoreductase gives MTAPLVKPKKKNPVERTRLATRPPAPRSRSAQGLTRAAAEGSFELQVCAECNTVQYPAREVCCNCLSEHLQWKPVDNRGELIATTTLRHSNDLYFRERLPWRVGTVKMAAGPVVVAHVHEDCVADGPVRLTLKLDRSGQAVLHALPEKDTPNMNDAPQMRESTCDPKFRRVLVTDGKSAMGLAVAKAMLDAGANAVFLGDPTSWKANAAFDKLATDPRVQVVDIDVTDTDSVDRLAASIGGKVEILVNTASYLRDGGILGRKDVILARDAMEVNVLGLMRLAQAFGPGMCFRAADGTNNAVAWVNILSIHAFAALPARGAWSASMAAALSAAQTLRAELSGAGVRVLNVFPGPIDEEWEQLTPPPKLAPAAIAKAIVKGLQDGIEDAYVGDIAEEIRERLRENYKAVERELGQ, from the coding sequence ATGACCGCGCCTCTCGTCAAACCGAAAAAGAAGAATCCGGTCGAACGCACCCGTCTGGCCACGCGCCCGCCCGCGCCACGCAGCCGCAGCGCGCAAGGGCTCACCCGTGCGGCCGCCGAGGGCAGTTTCGAACTGCAGGTGTGTGCCGAGTGCAACACCGTTCAGTACCCCGCACGCGAGGTCTGCTGCAACTGCCTGTCAGAGCACCTGCAGTGGAAGCCGGTGGATAACCGCGGCGAACTGATCGCCACCACCACGCTGCGTCACAGCAACGACCTGTATTTTCGCGAGCGCCTGCCGTGGCGCGTCGGCACGGTGAAGATGGCCGCCGGTCCGGTCGTGGTCGCCCACGTTCATGAAGACTGTGTCGCCGACGGCCCAGTGCGTCTCACGCTCAAGCTCGACCGCAGCGGTCAGGCCGTACTCCATGCGCTTCCTGAAAAGGACACTCCGAACATGAACGATGCCCCGCAGATGCGCGAATCCACCTGCGACCCGAAGTTTCGCCGCGTACTCGTCACTGACGGCAAATCGGCCATGGGTCTGGCGGTTGCAAAGGCCATGCTCGATGCCGGCGCCAACGCGGTCTTCCTCGGCGACCCGACGAGCTGGAAAGCAAATGCGGCCTTCGACAAGCTCGCCACCGATCCGCGTGTGCAGGTGGTCGATATCGACGTCACGGACACCGACTCGGTCGACCGCCTCGCGGCCTCGATCGGCGGCAAGGTCGAGATCCTAGTGAATACCGCGTCCTACCTGCGCGACGGCGGCATCCTCGGACGCAAGGATGTGATCCTCGCCCGCGATGCGATGGAGGTAAACGTGCTCGGCCTGATGCGACTCGCCCAGGCCTTCGGCCCCGGCATGTGCTTCCGCGCGGCAGACGGCACCAACAACGCCGTGGCCTGGGTCAATATTCTCTCCATCCATGCTTTTGCCGCACTTCCCGCACGGGGTGCTTGGTCAGCCTCGATGGCTGCGGCGCTGTCGGCAGCGCAGACCCTGCGTGCCGAACTGAGCGGTGCCGGCGTGCGCGTGCTCAACGTTTTTCCTGGCCCGATCGACGAGGAATGGGAACAGCTCACGCCCCCGCCCAAGCTCGCGCCGGCTGCCATCGCCAAGGCCATCGTCAAGGGCCTGCAGGACGGCATCGAGGATGCCTACGTCGGCGATATTGCGGAAGAAATCCGCGAACGCCTGCGCGAGAACTACAAGGCCGTCGAACGAGAACTCGGCCAGTAA
- a CDS encoding branched-chain amino acid ABC transporter permease gives MNFQIAMFLGQDGVTNGAIYALLALSILLVFTVTRVLFIPQGEFVAFGALTMAAIQAGQATAVVWLLAGMAVVEATLDILHRFRSQGRFSIDILGFLKLAYPFALALVLYQLPLATLPMAIQAVLTFALIVPLGPLFYRLFYQPVANAPVLVLLIVSIAVHVAMVGIGLLIFGPSGAKTLPFTDASFPLGPITLNSQTLWVIAASLALIIALYQFFERTIYGKALRATAINRAGARLMGISPIFAGKASFFLAAFIGTLSGILIAPITTIYYDSGFLISLKGFIGSIIGGLVSYPVAALGALLVGMIEAFSAFWASTYKEVIVFTLIIPFLLWRSLTVRHVEEEE, from the coding sequence ATGAATTTTCAGATCGCAATGTTCCTCGGGCAGGACGGGGTGACCAATGGCGCAATCTATGCGCTGCTGGCGCTATCCATCCTGCTGGTATTCACGGTGACCCGTGTGCTGTTCATACCGCAGGGCGAGTTCGTCGCCTTCGGCGCGCTGACCATGGCCGCAATCCAGGCCGGTCAGGCGACAGCAGTCGTCTGGCTGCTGGCCGGCATGGCGGTGGTCGAAGCGACGCTTGATATCCTGCACCGGTTTCGCAGCCAGGGGCGATTCAGTATCGACATACTCGGCTTTCTCAAGCTCGCCTACCCATTCGCGCTTGCGCTGGTGCTTTACCAGCTGCCACTGGCAACACTGCCGATGGCGATTCAGGCCGTGCTGACCTTCGCGCTCATCGTGCCGCTGGGCCCGCTGTTCTATCGCCTGTTCTATCAACCGGTCGCCAATGCGCCAGTGCTGGTGCTGCTGATCGTGTCGATCGCGGTCCATGTGGCGATGGTGGGTATCGGCCTGCTGATCTTCGGACCGAGCGGTGCCAAGACGCTCCCCTTCACCGATGCAAGCTTCCCGCTCGGCCCGATCACCCTCAACAGCCAGACGCTGTGGGTCATCGCCGCCTCGCTTGCCCTGATCATTGCGCTCTATCAGTTCTTTGAGCGCACGATCTACGGCAAGGCCCTGCGTGCCACTGCGATCAACCGCGCCGGCGCCCGCCTGATGGGGATCTCCCCGATCTTTGCCGGCAAGGCGAGCTTCTTCCTCGCAGCCTTCATCGGCACCCTGTCCGGCATCCTGATCGCACCGATCACCACCATCTACTACGACTCGGGCTTTCTCATCAGCCTCAAGGGCTTCATCGGCTCGATCATCGGTGGGCTGGTGAGCTACCCGGTGGCCGCCCTCGGCGCACTGCTGGTCGGGATGATTGAAGCGTTTTCAGCCTTCTGGGCCAGTACCTACAAGGAAGTCATCGTGTTCACCCTGATCATCCCCTTCCTGCTGTGGCGCTCA
- a CDS encoding aromatic ring-hydroxylating dioxygenase subunit alpha: MSTATGKYRGNPDAINALVRDTEVHKDAYIDQEVFELEMEHLFANTWVYVGHASQVPNKGDYYTTTVGTEDVVMVRHSDNSVRVLYNRCPHKGVKVAGEVCGNTGKFFRCPYHAWTFKTDGSLLAIPLKKGYENTGFESCEASHGMAVVPNVKVYRDFVFCRLNPGGPSFEEFFGESLSTLDNMVDRSPEGKLEVAGGVLRYMHNCNWKMLVDNQTDTCHPMVAHESSAGTAVKVWNEAPEGTPKPMAVELFAPFMSPYEFFENMGIRVWENGHGHTGVSDSIHAAYSAVPGYWDQMVAAYGEERAHQILGDTRHNTVYFPNIMVKGPIQTLRLFKPIAADKTLVESWTFRLVGAPDLLLERTTMYNRLINAPTSVVGHDDLEMYERAQEGLHSRGRDWINIARLYDPAEKEQKNVVTNGTNEMQMRQQMRAWAQFMTESM; this comes from the coding sequence ATGAGCACCGCAACCGGCAAGTACCGCGGCAACCCAGACGCCATCAATGCACTCGTGCGCGACACCGAGGTGCACAAGGACGCCTACATCGACCAGGAAGTCTTCGAACTGGAGATGGAACACCTGTTCGCAAACACCTGGGTCTATGTCGGCCACGCCAGCCAGGTACCGAACAAGGGTGATTACTACACCACCACCGTCGGCACCGAAGACGTGGTGATGGTGCGCCACAGCGACAACAGCGTGCGCGTGCTCTACAACCGCTGCCCGCACAAGGGCGTGAAAGTTGCCGGCGAAGTCTGCGGCAACACCGGGAAGTTTTTCCGTTGCCCCTACCACGCCTGGACCTTCAAGACCGATGGCAGCCTGCTCGCCATCCCCCTGAAGAAAGGGTACGAGAACACCGGTTTCGAATCCTGCGAAGCCAGCCACGGCATGGCCGTCGTACCCAACGTCAAGGTCTATCGTGACTTCGTCTTCTGCCGCCTCAACCCCGGCGGCCCGAGCTTCGAAGAATTCTTCGGCGAGTCGCTATCGACCCTCGACAACATGGTCGACCGATCACCCGAAGGCAAACTCGAGGTCGCTGGTGGCGTGCTGCGTTACATGCACAACTGCAACTGGAAGATGCTGGTCGACAACCAGACTGACACCTGCCATCCGATGGTCGCGCACGAGTCCTCCGCAGGTACCGCAGTAAAAGTCTGGAATGAGGCTCCCGAAGGCACGCCAAAACCGATGGCCGTCGAGCTCTTCGCCCCCTTCATGTCGCCCTACGAGTTCTTCGAGAACATGGGCATCCGCGTATGGGAAAACGGTCACGGCCACACCGGCGTGTCCGACTCCATCCACGCCGCCTACTCCGCCGTGCCCGGATACTGGGATCAGATGGTCGCCGCTTATGGTGAGGAACGCGCCCACCAGATTCTCGGCGACACCCGTCACAACACGGTGTATTTCCCCAACATCATGGTCAAGGGCCCGATCCAGACCCTGCGCCTGTTCAAGCCCATCGCCGCAGACAAGACCCTGGTCGAATCGTGGACCTTCCGCCTCGTCGGCGCGCCAGACCTGCTGCTCGAGCGCACGACCATGTACAACCGACTGATCAACGCCCCCACCTCGGTGGTCGGCCACGATGATCTGGAGATGTACGAACGCGCGCAGGAAGGCCTTCACTCGCGCGGACGCGACTGGATCAATATCGCCCGCCTCTACGACCCTGCGGAGAAAGAGCAGAAAAACGTCGTCACCAACGGCACCAACGAAATGCAGATGCGGCAACAGATGCGGGCATGGGCCCAGTTCATGACGGAAAGCATGTAA
- a CDS encoding PDR/VanB family oxidoreductase — translation MELTISEIRTETPLIRSLYLRAPEGKSLPPFSPGAHLQVKVPGLADARCYSLVTFSAETDTFDAPQAYRLGVRLEAESSGGSRFMHALTAGDTLKVSGPKNDFPLHATEAGESETVLIAGGIGITPIAAMASALKAAGRPWSMHYSGRSLDQLAFRDELAALAGPALHLHADDDAVTRLDIGTLLDALSTSQHLYVCGPKGMIDAVIEGAKARGWPACKVHFELFTTAAPVAGDTPFEVELSQSGQILTIPADKTIVEVMEEAGCDPMYDCKRGECGVCTATVLEGEPDHRDYFLSDAEKAGGKLIQICISRAKSPRLVLDL, via the coding sequence ATGGAACTCACAATCAGCGAGATACGGACCGAAACGCCGTTGATCCGCAGCCTTTACCTGCGGGCACCGGAGGGGAAATCCCTCCCTCCGTTCTCCCCCGGTGCCCACCTGCAGGTGAAGGTCCCCGGTCTTGCAGATGCGCGTTGTTACTCACTCGTCACGTTCTCGGCTGAAACTGACACTTTCGACGCCCCACAAGCCTACCGCCTCGGTGTTCGTCTCGAAGCCGAAAGCAGCGGTGGTTCCCGCTTCATGCACGCCCTCACCGCTGGCGACACGCTCAAGGTGAGCGGCCCAAAAAACGATTTCCCCCTGCATGCAACCGAAGCCGGCGAATCCGAAACTGTTCTGATTGCAGGCGGCATCGGCATCACCCCGATCGCTGCAATGGCTAGCGCACTGAAAGCGGCGGGTCGCCCCTGGTCGATGCACTACAGCGGACGCAGTCTGGATCAGCTTGCCTTCAGGGACGAACTCGCAGCACTCGCCGGCCCTGCACTGCACCTGCACGCTGACGACGACGCTGTGACCCGCCTCGACATCGGCACGCTGCTCGACGCGCTGTCCACCTCGCAGCACCTCTACGTTTGCGGCCCCAAGGGCATGATCGACGCGGTAATCGAGGGTGCCAAAGCGCGTGGCTGGCCCGCGTGCAAGGTGCACTTCGAACTCTTCACCACCGCTGCACCGGTCGCAGGCGACACGCCATTCGAAGTCGAACTGAGCCAGAGCGGACAAATTCTCACCATCCCGGCCGACAAAACAATCGTCGAAGTCATGGAAGAAGCCGGCTGCGATCCGATGTATGACTGCAAGCGTGGCGAATGCGGCGTGTGCACCGCAACGGTGCTCGAGGGCGAGCCTGACCATCGCGACTACTTCCTGTCCGACGCCGAGAAGGCGGGCGGAAAACTGATCCAGATCTGCATCTCGCGGGCGAAGTCGCCCCGCCTGGTGCTCGATCTCTGA
- a CDS encoding SDR family NAD(P)-dependent oxidoreductase: MNEDRIAVVTGGSAGIGADICKRMLDDGYQVVSMARRAPEWTHPRLTTVQVDLLDATATEQAAQEIAANYPVSHLIHNAGVIWPKLLGEVKLDELQGLTQIHLGAAISLMQAVLPGMEARQFGRVVLMSSRGALGLPTRTAYSATKAGMIGMARTWALELAPKGITVNVVAPGPIQTDMYYAVIEAGSERDKALAASIPVRRVGRADDVTRAVMFFADPDNSFVTGQTLYVCGGASVGSITI, translated from the coding sequence ATGAACGAAGACAGGATCGCAGTCGTCACTGGTGGCAGTGCAGGCATTGGCGCCGACATCTGCAAGCGCATGCTCGACGATGGGTATCAGGTCGTGTCGATGGCACGTCGCGCACCAGAGTGGACGCACCCGCGCCTCACCACGGTGCAGGTCGATCTGCTCGACGCCACCGCCACCGAGCAGGCTGCGCAGGAGATTGCAGCGAACTACCCGGTCAGCCACTTGATCCACAACGCCGGCGTGATCTGGCCCAAGCTGCTGGGCGAGGTGAAGCTCGACGAGTTGCAGGGCCTCACCCAGATTCACCTCGGCGCCGCCATCAGCCTGATGCAGGCAGTGCTGCCCGGCATGGAAGCGCGCCAGTTCGGACGCGTTGTTCTGATGTCCTCACGCGGCGCACTCGGACTGCCGACGCGTACCGCCTACTCCGCAACCAAGGCCGGCATGATCGGCATGGCCCGGACCTGGGCGCTGGAACTCGCGCCCAAGGGCATCACGGTCAACGTCGTCGCGCCCGGTCCGATCCAGACCGACATGTACTACGCGGTCATCGAAGCCGGCAGCGAGCGTGACAAGGCGCTGGCGGCCAGCATTCCGGTCCGCCGCGTTGGCCGCGCAGACGATGTCACCCGCGCGGTGATGTTCTTCGCCGATCCGGATAACAGTTTCGTCACCGGGCAGACGCTGTACGTCTGCGGCGGCGCAAGTGTAGGAAGCATCACCATCTGA
- a CDS encoding aromatic-ring-hydroxylating dioxygenase subunit beta: protein MTAITERNLIDFVYAEARMLDEQRFEDWLTLFTEDAYYWMPLAHDQQDPKLHTSLMYEDKLLLRVRIERLSGQRTFSQQPKSRCHHLLQAPSIESSNPATGEHIVRTAFHYTETRLDKQVIYAGWSTHHLVEVEGKLRIRLKRIDLVNCDAAFGNIQLFM, encoded by the coding sequence ATGACTGCCATCACCGAAAGAAACCTCATCGACTTCGTCTATGCCGAAGCCCGCATGCTCGACGAACAGCGCTTCGAAGACTGGCTCACCCTGTTCACCGAAGACGCCTACTACTGGATGCCGCTCGCGCACGACCAGCAAGACCCCAAACTTCATACCTCACTGATGTATGAAGACAAACTCCTGCTCCGCGTCCGCATCGAACGTCTCTCCGGCCAGCGCACCTTCTCGCAACAACCCAAAAGCCGCTGCCACCACTTGCTGCAAGCCCCGAGCATCGAATCATCAAACCCGGCAACGGGCGAACACATCGTGCGTACCGCCTTTCACTACACCGAAACCCGCCTCGACAAGCAGGTCATCTACGCCGGCTGGAGCACGCATCACCTCGTTGAAGTCGAAGGCAAACTCAGGATTCGCCTCAAGCGCATCGACCTGGTGAACTGCGACGCCGCCTTCGGCAATATTCAACTCTTCATGTAA